From Candidatus Nucleicultrix amoebiphila FS5, a single genomic window includes:
- a CDS encoding class I SAM-dependent methyltransferase, whose amino-acid sequence MAKECTARNQETLQNDEYRFGFGENWSHYLSLLSEERILRAEKSLKDFLGLETLQGLKFLDVGCGSGLFSLAAKRLGAHVYSFDYDQKSVACTQYLKSKFLKNDENWVIEQGSALDKDYLKKFKGFDIVYSWGVLHHTGNMWQALENVAQLPAKNGYLFIALYNDQGRGSKLWSWIKRLYNKHNRFIKYLILSLCFLRLWGPRTLIDFMTTGNPLKTWKEYKKQSRGMSAWYDLIDWVGGYPFEVSTPHEIFEFYYNKGYGLIKLVTMGGGHGCNEFVFKRQSSL is encoded by the coding sequence ATGGCTAAAGAATGCACTGCAAGAAATCAAGAAACCCTTCAGAATGATGAGTATCGTTTTGGGTTTGGTGAGAATTGGTCTCACTATCTTTCTTTACTTTCTGAAGAGAGAATCCTCAGAGCTGAAAAGTCATTGAAGGATTTTCTGGGCCTAGAAACTCTTCAAGGACTAAAATTTTTGGATGTAGGATGCGGAAGTGGCCTTTTTTCCTTAGCAGCAAAACGATTAGGGGCTCATGTTTATTCCTTTGATTATGATCAAAAGTCGGTTGCGTGCACTCAATATTTAAAAAGTAAATTTTTAAAAAACGATGAAAATTGGGTGATCGAACAAGGATCTGCTCTAGACAAAGACTACCTCAAAAAATTTAAAGGGTTTGATATTGTTTATTCTTGGGGCGTATTACATCACACTGGAAATATGTGGCAAGCTTTAGAAAATGTTGCTCAATTGCCCGCAAAAAATGGTTATCTGTTTATTGCGCTCTATAATGATCAAGGTCGCGGAAGCAAATTGTGGTCATGGATTAAAAGGCTCTATAATAAACATAATCGTTTCATCAAATATTTAATTTTATCTTTGTGTTTTTTACGACTTTGGGGGCCAAGAACCTTGATAGATTTTATGACAACAGGCAATCCTTTGAAGACATGGAAAGAGTATAAAAAACAGTCGCGCGGTATGTCAGCTTGGTATGATCTTATTGATTGGGTAGGAGGTTATCCTTTTGAAGTCTCAACGCCCCATGAAATTTTTGAGTTCTATTATAACAAAGGATATGGGCTCATAAAACTTGTCACTATGGGAGGTGGACACGGTTGTAACGAATTTGTCTTTAAAAGACAATCTAGTCTGTAA
- a CDS encoding glycosyltransferase family 4 protein → MQSQKHIVLVSANLGSGGAERVLSSLANFLNAQGYRISLVNFEAPKIKSFYPLDDKIKVYNLDLFQKKEMSSVLRLISLMGRIRVLRRKIRVLNPNLVISFVDTVNVITLFSTLRLHIPVIVSERTHPDYGQLPTLYKALRWFIYPNSAQILVQTSSAKEAFPKRLKSRTEIMPNPLKTPPKDFHKKHASSKTIISLGRLCPFKGYDLLLKAFHKIHADNPEWRIAVYGKGDERKRLEILRDRLGLHQKVTFEGETKESWKALKNADIFAFPSYFEGFPNALAEAMSVGLAVACTDCLGNRDLVQHQKNGLISKVGDVESLAKNLQMLMNDPKLRENLGIEAQKILKTYNEKDVFQKWLSLVKENLNEK, encoded by the coding sequence ATGCAATCACAAAAGCACATCGTTTTGGTTTCTGCTAATCTTGGTTCGGGAGGAGCCGAGCGTGTTTTATCAAGTCTTGCCAATTTTTTAAACGCACAAGGATATAGAATAAGCCTAGTAAATTTTGAGGCTCCTAAGATCAAATCTTTTTATCCTTTAGATGATAAAATCAAAGTTTATAATTTGGATTTATTCCAGAAGAAAGAAATGTCTAGTGTCCTTAGATTGATCAGTCTCATGGGTAGAATTCGAGTTTTGAGAAGAAAAATAAGAGTTCTTAACCCAAATCTGGTTATTTCTTTTGTTGATACAGTTAATGTTATAACCCTGTTTTCAACTTTGAGGTTGCATATTCCAGTAATTGTATCTGAGCGTACTCACCCAGACTATGGCCAACTTCCAACTCTCTATAAAGCATTGCGTTGGTTTATTTATCCAAATTCTGCGCAAATTTTGGTGCAAACGTCCTCTGCAAAAGAAGCTTTCCCAAAGAGATTGAAAAGTCGAACTGAGATAATGCCTAATCCATTGAAAACACCTCCTAAAGATTTTCACAAGAAGCACGCATCATCAAAGACAATAATCTCTTTGGGACGTCTTTGTCCTTTTAAAGGGTATGATTTGCTTTTAAAGGCTTTTCACAAAATTCATGCTGATAATCCAGAGTGGAGAATCGCTGTTTATGGTAAAGGAGATGAGCGTAAGAGGTTGGAAATTTTACGCGACAGGCTCGGGCTTCATCAAAAGGTGACTTTTGAGGGCGAAACAAAAGAATCTTGGAAAGCCTTGAAAAACGCAGATATTTTCGCCTTTCCTTCATACTTTGAAGGATTTCCTAATGCGTTAGCCGAAGCTATGTCAGTTGGTCTTGCGGTAGCGTGCACTGATTGTTTGGGAAATCGAGACCTTGTTCAACATCAAAAAAATGGTTTAATTTCTAAAGTTGGTGATGTTGAGAGCCTGGCAAAAAATTTGCAGATGCTTATGAATGATCCAAAGTTAAGGGAAAATCTAGGTATAGAGGCACAAAAAATCTTAAAAACTTATAATGAAAAAGATGTTTTTCAAAAATGGTTGAGTTTAGTAAAAGAGAACCTGAACGAAAAGTAA
- a CDS encoding glycosyltransferase encodes MKSITHVISGLNTGGAESFLLRLIQSLSELDHHVIALAPFGKDNLKDQFLPHVKSIKSFEMKRLDFLNFTKINALRKLLREQNPDVIQTWMYHGNLVGALGAKGLGIPVLWNIRNGPLEGENPKRLKLNSLTACIVKIGAMTSRWLPDKIITNSETAKNLHIGWGYDEQKFEVIPNGIDDTIFKINPEARKKIRQKWGVLDQQKVIGFVGRFHPQKDFENLQKAIEIYQKMNSDVQFVLYGHQVSSENFALENLKKLNVKLMGRSDQMETIYPGFDLLTLTSAYGEAFPNVLVEAMAAGVPCVSTDVGDSAKIVQNWGVIVPRKKPEELACAWKTVLNQAWDAKKIHQSVVKRYAIFEIKNLYLDLYKRVLKNTSLKSA; translated from the coding sequence ATGAAATCCATTACGCATGTCATATCAGGTTTAAACACAGGAGGAGCAGAAAGTTTTCTTCTACGCCTTATACAGTCTTTATCTGAGTTAGATCATCATGTGATTGCGTTAGCTCCTTTTGGGAAAGATAATTTAAAAGATCAATTTCTTCCCCATGTAAAGAGTATAAAAAGCTTTGAGATGAAGCGTCTTGATTTTTTAAATTTTACGAAGATAAATGCGCTTCGTAAATTACTTCGTGAGCAAAATCCAGATGTTATACAAACTTGGATGTATCATGGAAATCTTGTTGGTGCTTTAGGAGCGAAGGGATTGGGCATACCTGTCCTATGGAATATCCGTAATGGTCCATTAGAGGGAGAGAACCCAAAGCGTTTGAAATTAAATTCTCTTACGGCATGCATTGTTAAAATAGGTGCAATGACCTCACGTTGGCTTCCAGACAAGATTATTACAAATTCTGAAACAGCGAAAAATCTTCATATTGGATGGGGATATGATGAGCAGAAGTTTGAGGTAATACCCAACGGTATCGACGATACGATTTTTAAAATTAACCCTGAGGCTCGAAAAAAAATTCGTCAAAAGTGGGGAGTCTTAGATCAACAGAAAGTGATAGGTTTTGTAGGACGATTTCATCCGCAAAAAGATTTTGAAAATTTGCAAAAGGCCATAGAGATTTATCAGAAGATGAACTCTGATGTACAGTTTGTCCTTTATGGTCATCAGGTTTCTTCAGAGAACTTTGCTTTAGAAAATTTGAAAAAATTAAATGTCAAGTTGATGGGCCGGAGTGATCAAATGGAAACAATCTATCCTGGTTTTGATCTTTTAACACTGACTTCTGCTTATGGTGAAGCTTTTCCCAATGTATTAGTTGAAGCAATGGCTGCAGGTGTTCCTTGTGTTTCCACTGATGTGGGAGATAGCGCAAAAATCGTTCAAAATTGGGGGGTCATAGTACCTCGAAAAAAACCAGAAGAGCTTGCCTGTGCTTGGAAAACTGTCTTAAATCAAGCTTGGGATGCCAAAAAAATTCATCAAAGTGTTGTAAAACGTTATGCTATCTTTGAGATAAAAAATCTCTACCTTGATCTTTACAAAAGAGTTTTAAAAAACACGAGTCTTAAGAGTGCTTAA
- the asnB gene encoding asparagine synthase (glutamine-hydrolyzing): MCGITGFWDFKQELSPLEREQIIHKMHQQIEKRGPDSFGVWQDESKGIVLGHRRLAIVDLSELGHQPMFSKSGRMVIIYNGEIFNTDELRTELETTGLRFKSYSDTEVIVEACEHWGVKKAAQKFIGMFAFALWDLKDKQLYLVRDRIGIKPLYWGWQGDTFFFGSQIKSFTPHPHFKPSINENVLKGYFAFAYIRGEPSIFQDIERLKPGTILCLDSQKNLTHETFWSLEQVAEEGTRNQFSNPIETTERLHELLKDSVKRRLVSDVPLGAFLSGGIDSSLVVGLMQSLSSRPTKTFSIGFDFDEFNEAPYAAAIAQHLGSDHTELIVTEKECLDIIPMLADCYDEPMADSSQIPTYAVSKLARQHVTVSLSGDGGDELFAGYDRYLIGQRLWTLFDKVPHILKPLARQAPNLIPTSILQVISRNFSSNVNFSIDKIERGKALLGAKDLKEFYNSLINVSINGNYLARGLDDIKAPNLETIPMMQFIDEMTYLPEDILAKVDRASMAVSLEARVPLLDHRVIEFSWRLPESMKVQDGKGKWILRQLLKKYVPANLFERPKKGFSIPLNLWLRGPLKAWAEDLLYDPTLNHYVNQKVLLKKWQEHQEGHHNWHYSLWPVLMFQLWRQRWGF, encoded by the coding sequence ATGTGCGGCATAACTGGCTTTTGGGATTTTAAACAAGAATTGTCTCCTTTAGAGCGAGAACAAATTATTCATAAAATGCATCAACAGATAGAGAAACGGGGACCTGACTCTTTTGGTGTTTGGCAAGACGAATCAAAAGGAATTGTTTTAGGACATCGCCGATTGGCAATTGTGGATCTATCTGAACTAGGTCATCAGCCGATGTTCTCAAAATCTGGCCGCATGGTTATTATCTATAATGGTGAAATTTTTAACACAGATGAATTGAGAACTGAGCTTGAAACAACGGGCCTAAGATTCAAAAGTTATTCAGATACAGAAGTTATTGTTGAAGCTTGTGAACACTGGGGAGTAAAAAAAGCAGCCCAAAAGTTTATTGGAATGTTTGCCTTTGCGCTTTGGGATCTAAAAGATAAGCAATTATACTTGGTTAGGGATCGTATAGGCATAAAACCTCTCTATTGGGGTTGGCAAGGTGACACTTTTTTCTTTGGTTCACAAATAAAGAGTTTTACGCCTCATCCGCACTTTAAACCTAGCATCAACGAAAATGTATTAAAGGGATATTTTGCCTTTGCCTATATCAGGGGTGAACCATCAATTTTTCAGGACATAGAGAGACTTAAGCCCGGAACAATCCTATGTCTTGATAGCCAGAAGAATCTAACCCATGAAACTTTTTGGTCCTTGGAACAAGTGGCAGAAGAGGGGACACGTAATCAATTTAGCAATCCAATTGAGACAACCGAAAGACTTCATGAGCTTCTTAAAGATTCAGTAAAGCGTCGTTTGGTTTCAGATGTACCATTAGGCGCGTTTTTATCTGGTGGGATTGATAGTTCTTTGGTTGTAGGCTTAATGCAAAGTTTAAGTTCTCGACCGACAAAGACATTTTCAATCGGTTTTGACTTCGATGAATTTAATGAAGCCCCCTATGCAGCGGCAATTGCTCAACATTTAGGTTCTGATCACACGGAGTTGATTGTTACAGAAAAAGAATGCCTCGATATTATTCCTATGCTTGCTGACTGTTATGATGAACCTATGGCAGACTCTTCTCAAATCCCTACGTATGCAGTTTCAAAATTGGCTCGTCAGCACGTGACTGTTTCCTTATCTGGAGATGGAGGAGATGAATTATTTGCAGGGTATGATCGCTATTTGATCGGTCAGCGTCTATGGACGCTTTTTGATAAAGTACCTCACATTTTAAAACCTTTGGCCAGACAAGCTCCAAATCTCATTCCCACATCTATATTGCAAGTGATTAGCCGGAATTTCTCTTCTAATGTAAATTTTTCAATAGATAAAATTGAACGCGGCAAAGCTTTATTAGGAGCTAAAGACCTTAAAGAGTTTTATAATTCACTTATTAATGTGAGTATTAATGGAAACTATTTAGCGCGCGGATTAGATGATATAAAAGCCCCTAACCTTGAAACAATTCCTATGATGCAGTTTATCGATGAGATGACATACCTGCCAGAAGACATTTTGGCTAAAGTTGATAGGGCAAGCATGGCTGTAAGTCTTGAAGCACGTGTGCCATTGCTTGATCATCGCGTTATTGAGTTCTCCTGGCGTTTGCCTGAATCTATGAAAGTGCAAGATGGTAAAGGGAAGTGGATCTTAAGACAATTATTGAAAAAATATGTGCCAGCGAATCTTTTTGAAAGGCCCAAAAAAGGTTTCAGTATTCCTTTAAATTTGTGGTTACGAGGTCCTCTAAAAGCTTGGGCTGAAGATTTGTTATATGATCCAACTTTAAATCACTATGTAAATCAGAAAGTTCTTTTAAAGAAGTGGCAAGAGCATCAAGAAGGTCATCATAATTGGCACTATTCCTTATGGCCAGTTTTGATGTTTCAATTGTGGCGTCAACGCTGGGGTTTTTGA
- a CDS encoding glycosyltransferase, producing MKILFLIRDLNIGGAQRQLTYLAQYLHQKGHEVHVAAFYAHGPFYEVLETAGVRVHSLNKRHRWDVVGFWSSFQKVLQKVNPDILHGYMPESNLIVAMTKLFGPKRVKRVFGVRASSLDHSKPDWLEKLVIWIEGKMAGFADLIIANSKAGAGHSLDKGFPKDRLKVVQNGTDIATYLPNPKRGASLKKTWGGGNQAKLIGMVARIDHFKGHTIFLRSAAHLLKSNKNLRFIIVGDGKSDLLQHLKQEAKTLGIQDYVVWAGRQSDTAAVYNALDVVCLPSLSTEGVPNVLIEALAVGVPVVASDVGDIKDIVKNYGWIVPPGNVEAFSLGILEALKSPLSSERRHLYIKRSYSIEQLGQKTERLLEALCAA from the coding sequence ATGAAAATACTATTCCTTATTCGCGACTTAAATATTGGTGGTGCCCAAAGACAGCTGACCTATCTAGCTCAATATCTTCACCAGAAAGGGCATGAAGTTCATGTGGCTGCTTTTTATGCCCATGGCCCCTTCTATGAAGTTCTAGAAACAGCAGGGGTTAGAGTACATTCCTTAAATAAGCGTCATCGCTGGGATGTGGTTGGATTTTGGAGCAGCTTTCAAAAAGTGCTACAAAAGGTTAACCCGGACATTTTGCACGGTTATATGCCTGAATCCAACCTTATCGTTGCTATGACAAAATTGTTTGGACCAAAACGCGTGAAGAGAGTTTTTGGTGTAAGGGCTTCCTCTCTCGATCATTCAAAGCCAGATTGGCTTGAAAAATTAGTCATCTGGATAGAAGGTAAGATGGCAGGTTTTGCAGACCTTATTATCGCAAATTCTAAAGCTGGTGCTGGTCATAGTCTTGATAAAGGCTTTCCAAAAGATCGCCTTAAGGTTGTACAAAATGGCACTGATATTGCAACTTACCTTCCCAATCCCAAACGGGGGGCTAGCTTAAAAAAGACGTGGGGAGGAGGGAATCAAGCAAAACTCATTGGAATGGTTGCCCGTATTGATCATTTTAAGGGGCATACAATCTTTTTGAGGTCAGCGGCTCACCTTTTAAAAAGCAATAAGAACCTGCGATTTATCATTGTGGGCGACGGCAAAAGTGATTTGCTCCAACACTTAAAACAAGAAGCTAAAACTTTAGGTATTCAAGATTATGTTGTTTGGGCGGGCCGTCAAAGTGATACAGCAGCGGTTTATAATGCTTTAGACGTGGTTTGTTTGCCATCTCTTTCAACAGAGGGGGTGCCAAATGTTTTAATTGAAGCCCTTGCTGTTGGTGTTCCTGTTGTCGCTAGCGATGTGGGAGATATTAAAGACATTGTGAAAAATTATGGTTGGATTGTCCCTCCCGGAAACGTCGAAGCATTTTCTCTAGGGATATTAGAAGCTCTTAAATCACCGCTGTCATCAGAACGTCGTCATCTTTATATAAAGAGAAGCTATAGTATTGAACAATTGGGTCAAAAGACAGAAAGACTTTTGGAGGCCCTATGTGCGGCATAA
- a CDS encoding leucine-rich repeat domain-containing protein, protein MKYISLKSTCSALVLTLAFSSALMASKRQCYGLDEFESKGQSVQPFFNFGTSSSLSSPFSFSESSNPETRLQLHSQQPSFSFSFASSSVDEDVFSQIKIPTLPVHVQKGLDLLDEHLSQGGHLALFRETTEGKAAFGDYNFFNQHIIPIIHKHVQFHGMKSEFTVRLFESMGKEHVQAYLSTLPQETILESIDTTYTEEAKAFASGLFQGFSGLFFTQTPSTELVLDDEGIEEDVKEESPAVSRKRLYRTKSTPRKELHHRKNKMKRFAEQHYMRVPMKANRLGSFSRTKDVLSKIEVGKLDLSGLGVGHYHITSLKPFLKKVEALDVSSNTIQDPTLILTLPTLKSVSFQNNGFDQFPEETKASSLINPMLEVLDMSQNPMSTAGARDILTMSKNMPNLHTLLLGIKTGSFVDGITALNDFDVTHPTLKVLSLSGWYLEPQNIAQILQLPALETLDLQGINLNLGTHDTTQITEDVLSLVVAHAQPSFKNIFFTPGEIKFCPESGEYVKLVSKGIRLNPKTL, encoded by the coding sequence ATGAAATACATTTCTTTAAAATCAACTTGTTCTGCATTAGTTTTAACTCTTGCATTTAGCAGCGCATTGATGGCATCCAAGCGCCAGTGCTATGGTCTTGATGAGTTTGAATCCAAAGGACAGTCTGTACAGCCATTCTTTAACTTTGGCACATCTTCATCATTATCTTCACCATTTAGTTTCAGTGAATCTTCAAATCCTGAAACAAGGTTACAATTACATTCTCAACAGCCATCCTTTAGCTTTAGCTTTGCTTCCTCAAGTGTTGACGAGGACGTATTCAGCCAAATAAAAATCCCAACGCTTCCTGTGCATGTTCAAAAAGGATTAGATTTACTTGATGAACATCTCTCTCAAGGTGGACATTTAGCTCTATTCCGTGAAACAACTGAAGGCAAAGCTGCGTTTGGAGATTATAACTTTTTTAATCAACACATTATCCCAATCATTCACAAGCATGTTCAATTTCATGGAATGAAAAGTGAATTTACTGTTCGTCTTTTCGAAAGCATGGGGAAAGAACACGTTCAAGCGTATTTAAGCACTCTTCCTCAAGAAACAATTTTGGAATCAATCGATACTACCTATACTGAAGAAGCAAAAGCTTTTGCTTCCGGATTATTTCAAGGTTTTTCAGGGTTGTTTTTCACACAAACCCCAAGCACAGAGCTCGTTCTTGATGACGAAGGGATCGAAGAGGACGTAAAAGAAGAGTCTCCGGCAGTTAGTAGAAAGCGTCTTTACCGCACAAAATCAACGCCTCGAAAAGAACTGCACCATCGCAAAAATAAAATGAAGCGTTTTGCTGAACAGCATTACATGCGTGTTCCTATGAAAGCAAACAGGTTGGGGAGCTTTTCAAGAACGAAAGACGTACTGAGCAAAATTGAAGTTGGCAAGCTCGATCTATCAGGACTTGGCGTTGGTCACTATCACATTACAAGTCTGAAACCATTCTTGAAAAAAGTAGAAGCTCTTGACGTATCCAGTAACACGATACAAGATCCAACTCTTATTTTGACATTACCGACTTTAAAATCGGTATCTTTTCAAAATAATGGATTTGATCAGTTTCCTGAAGAAACAAAAGCTTCAAGCCTCATAAATCCTATGTTGGAAGTTTTGGATATGTCTCAAAACCCCATGAGCACAGCTGGTGCGCGTGATATTCTTACGATGTCCAAGAATATGCCAAACTTACATACGCTCTTGCTTGGAATTAAAACAGGTAGCTTTGTTGACGGAATCACTGCTTTAAATGATTTTGATGTAACACATCCTACTCTTAAAGTTTTGAGCTTATCTGGTTGGTATTTGGAACCCCAAAATATTGCTCAAATCTTGCAACTTCCAGCCTTAGAAACGCTTGATTTACAAGGCATCAACCTTAATTTAGGAACACATGATACAACTCAGATCACTGAAGATGTTCTTAGTCTTGTCGTTGCTCATGCACAACCAAGCTTTAAAAACATTTTCTTTACACCAGGCGAAATTAAGTTCTGCCCTGAGTCAGGAGAATATGTGAAGCTCGTTTCAAAGGGTATCCGTCTGAATCCAAAAACCCTCTAA
- a CDS encoding ABC1 kinase family protein codes for MTLEEDNLGQRLKRYANVSSALSGSAIRFFSERFLGISLDHNKEAFALTAALGNLRGPIMKIAQMLATIPNAVPPEYADEFLQLQSDAPSMGWHFVKRRMQAELGLEWQSKFQSFDQEASAAASLGQVHRAVTKEGQSVACKLQYPDMTSTVEADLKQLKIILSLYKATIGALDTNELMDEISDRLREELNYALEAKHIALYNEILSDIPQVHVPQVFPDLSTRRLLTMSWMDGKRLMDVIDSPQSYRDTLSQNLFKIWYTPFYHYGVIHGDPHLGNYTFHENGDINLLDYGCVRRFSGKFVEGVLMLYRAILLKDDNMAAEAYKIWGFQDLSKELREVLNLWAHMLYDPLIDDRIRPIQHDTTGVYGRETAGKIHGELRRLGGIKPPREFVFMDRAAVGVGSVFMRLNAQLNWHKLFEEIIENFESDALEKRQEAILDKVGLTPE; via the coding sequence ATGACCCTCGAAGAAGATAACCTAGGCCAACGTCTGAAACGTTATGCTAATGTTTCATCAGCTTTAAGTGGGTCAGCCATTCGATTCTTTAGCGAAAGATTTTTGGGGATTTCTTTAGATCATAACAAGGAAGCGTTTGCTTTAACGGCTGCTTTAGGCAACCTACGTGGTCCTATTATGAAAATTGCTCAAATGCTTGCAACGATTCCAAATGCTGTGCCTCCTGAATATGCGGATGAGTTTTTGCAGCTTCAATCCGATGCACCTTCTATGGGATGGCATTTTGTAAAACGTCGTATGCAGGCGGAATTGGGTCTCGAGTGGCAATCAAAATTTCAGAGCTTTGATCAAGAAGCATCGGCTGCAGCATCTTTAGGCCAAGTCCACAGAGCAGTGACTAAAGAGGGGCAAAGTGTCGCATGCAAACTTCAATACCCTGATATGACATCAACTGTTGAAGCTGATCTCAAGCAATTAAAAATTATTCTTTCCCTTTATAAAGCAACAATAGGAGCTCTTGATACCAATGAGCTTATGGACGAAATCAGTGATCGTCTTAGAGAAGAGTTAAATTATGCTCTAGAAGCAAAGCATATAGCACTTTATAATGAAATTCTGAGTGATATTCCCCAAGTACACGTCCCCCAAGTTTTTCCTGATCTTTCAACCCGCAGACTTCTCACAATGTCATGGATGGACGGTAAACGGTTAATGGATGTCATAGATAGTCCTCAAAGTTATCGTGATACGCTCTCTCAAAACTTATTCAAAATATGGTATACGCCATTTTACCATTATGGAGTGATCCATGGAGATCCTCATCTAGGGAATTACACATTTCATGAAAACGGAGATATCAACCTTCTCGATTATGGTTGTGTGCGCCGCTTTTCAGGAAAATTTGTGGAGGGAGTGCTTATGCTCTATCGTGCAATCCTCTTAAAAGATGATAATATGGCCGCCGAAGCTTATAAGATTTGGGGTTTTCAGGATTTGAGCAAAGAATTGCGTGAAGTTCTTAATCTTTGGGCGCACATGCTTTATGATCCCTTGATTGATGATCGGATTCGTCCTATCCAACATGATACTACAGGTGTTTATGGTCGTGAAACTGCTGGCAAAATTCACGGAGAGTTACGTCGCCTCGGAGGAATTAAACCCCCGCGTGAATTTGTTTTTATGGATCGAGCAGCTGTGGGAGTAGGATCAGTATTTATGCGTCTTAACGCTCAATTAAATTGGCATAAACTGTTTGAAGAGATTATTGAAAACTTTGAGTCAGATGCTTTAGAGAAACGACAAGAAGCTATTTTGGATAAAGTAGGTTTAACCCCTGAATAG
- the pyk gene encoding pyruvate kinase, with the protein MRRYRYTKILATLGPASSNLEIIESLFLEGADVFRLNFSHGSHETHQKNHNTIRTLSEKYQRPIGILMDLQGPKLRIGTFEKGSINLTEGQAFSVDLHPTPGNEKRVCLPHPEVFQALEEGADLLVDDGKIRLRVESITAKQAKLKVVVPGILSDRKGVNVPGAVVPIAALTEKDLKDLKFGLELGVDWVALSFVQRPEDVLQARNIIGNQAFIMSKLEKPQAIEHLNEIVELSDGVMVARGDLGVEMLPEEVPSIQKRIIRSCRSMGKPVVVATQMLDSMVHAPTPTRAEASDVATAVYDGVDAVMLSAESASGDYPIESVKMMHRIIQKTEQDPLYRTLLETGRIPPNATPSDAITAAARQVAKTIFASAIVTLTNSGSTTWRASRERPTAPILALTPNKKIAQALSLAWGTHPVVNGELNSISAMINRTKEVVLHEGFGKKGDEIVITAGHHFDKEKHHSVFESGTTRVLRILSLED; encoded by the coding sequence ATGAGGCGTTATCGATACACAAAAATTTTAGCAACTCTGGGTCCTGCCAGCAGCAATCTAGAGATTATAGAGTCTTTATTTTTAGAGGGCGCAGATGTTTTTCGTCTGAATTTCTCTCATGGATCCCATGAGACTCATCAGAAAAATCATAATACTATTAGAACTTTGTCTGAAAAATATCAGCGTCCGATTGGTATTCTCATGGATCTCCAAGGCCCTAAACTTCGTATAGGTACTTTTGAGAAGGGAAGTATTAATCTTACGGAAGGCCAGGCTTTTTCAGTTGATTTGCATCCAACTCCCGGTAATGAAAAGCGTGTATGTCTTCCTCATCCTGAAGTTTTTCAAGCTCTAGAAGAAGGAGCAGATCTCTTGGTTGACGATGGAAAAATTCGACTGAGAGTTGAATCTATTACTGCCAAGCAAGCTAAGCTGAAAGTTGTCGTGCCAGGCATTCTATCTGACCGAAAAGGAGTTAATGTACCAGGAGCAGTTGTACCTATAGCTGCTCTCACCGAAAAGGATCTGAAAGATCTCAAATTTGGCTTGGAACTGGGTGTGGATTGGGTAGCCTTATCTTTTGTGCAACGTCCCGAAGATGTTTTACAGGCGCGTAATATTATTGGTAATCAGGCTTTTATTATGTCTAAGCTAGAGAAGCCTCAAGCCATTGAACATCTCAATGAAATAGTTGAATTATCAGATGGCGTTATGGTGGCACGGGGCGACCTTGGTGTGGAAATGTTACCAGAAGAGGTGCCTAGCATTCAAAAAAGAATTATTCGCTCTTGTCGGTCGATGGGAAAACCAGTAGTAGTTGCTACTCAGATGCTTGATTCTATGGTTCATGCTCCTACACCTACAAGAGCAGAAGCTTCAGATGTAGCTACAGCAGTTTATGATGGTGTTGATGCTGTAATGCTTTCAGCTGAATCAGCTTCCGGAGATTATCCTATCGAATCGGTTAAAATGATGCATCGAATCATTCAAAAAACAGAACAAGATCCCCTTTATAGAACACTTTTAGAAACGGGTCGGATTCCCCCTAATGCAACGCCTTCAGACGCAATTACTGCTGCAGCACGTCAAGTTGCTAAAACTATTTTTGCTTCCGCGATTGTTACATTGACTAATTCTGGATCAACAACATGGCGTGCTTCTCGAGAAAGACCAACGGCACCTATTCTTGCATTAACCCCTAATAAGAAAATAGCTCAGGCATTATCCTTAGCTTGGGGAACTCACCCCGTTGTGAATGGTGAGTTAAACTCCATTTCAGCTATGATTAATCGGACAAAAGAAGTTGTATTACACGAAGGGTTTGGCAAAAAGGGTGATGAGATTGTAATCACAGCAGGTCATCATTTTGACAAAGAAAAACATCACAGCGTATTTGAATCAGGAACCACCCGCGTCCTCCGTATTTTAAGCCTTGAGGATTAG